A segment of the Spodoptera frugiperda isolate SF20-4 chromosome 29, AGI-APGP_CSIRO_Sfru_2.0, whole genome shotgun sequence genome:
TAACACGTGACATGTATTCATGAGGACTGGTTTCAGTCCCCACAAATGCACGTCTTACAAAGCGCATCACTCTAGGACGAGTATTGCCCTCCCTGAAGCAGGATAGTTTGCCGATAAGCACCCTGGCCTCACTGATACGACGTTCAATCCTGCACTGCCAGGCTGGTACTGCTGGTTTTGGTCGGACTGCTGCGTCAAGATTCGAGAATCTGACGTTAGCCACTCGACAAGCTGCTACCGCCCCACAGTACAGAATCGAGTGTGTATCATAGAGGTTTTCgctactttcaaaatatgtttttagtagCGAATTTAGAGCGCTTACCAGCGCCCTATTTTTTCCACACATGGGCAAACGTggcagttttggttttaaaggagCAAATCTATACTCACGAATCGCATCCTCCAAAGCACTCCTCAGTCTTTCATTGCACTGAGTACTTACTTGTTCAACCCTGTCGTCCTCCACTCCAGCGGTAGGAGTGGTCGGTGTCACATTTTGTGACACTGTAGGTATTTGTGCCACCTCTTGTGGTGGGGCGGGGACGACACGGTTGCGCAGTGCTTCTGAGCGTAGCCGATCAAGTGCAGCCTCGTCCAATCTACGATTGCGTTGGATGACCCGCACCTGATCCGAGAGTCGTTGAGCCGAGACGTTGACGGATGGTTCGAGTACCTGAAACATCGACAGCATCCTTTCACGGTACGCAGTGAGGTTAGTTCCTCCCTCCGTAGCACCGTAGTACGCGCGCATGACGTTCTCATTTATTGTTTGAGTCCATTTCATGCGCCgcgcaataattattattattataattgatttaattattataattattattatattaactaacTTATGTCAGGGAAATTGATATATTGGAAAAAagtatatttctatgtatttatgACCCAGACAATGTGTATTTTATCTCTGGTAGCCAAATTACCCACAATTATTGTTTCGCTGAACCACTTAAACAACTGACACAagtctttaatatttttggtcattcattaattaattcggAAAAGTATAGAGAAAAAGCTTAATAACAAATGTAGAAAAACAAACAGCTTCCATtaataaatactgaaaaaacTACATTTAAGTAGTTGTGAACTataactatacaatgtacacctgtTTTCCAccatgtgtgttataagtcccatgtactaggggatgagcctattgccataacctgcacctctgcctaccccttcggggacaaaagacTTGACGTTGACGTTGAACTATAATCAGTCCATACTCACCAACAGCCCTAGCGTACCCCATCCTCAGCACCAAACCATTGACCCCAGTATTGCTGAGCTGTTCACAGTACTTCTCCATCAGTTGCTTGCGTTTCTCCTTAGCAGTCAGCTCGCCGTACTTCAAGTTATCATCGCGCAAGTAATGGTCGAACACTAGAGGTAATGCGTAGATTGCCTTCTCCCTAATGGCTTGTACCTCGTGAGATAGACATTCTTCAATAAGATTCAGCCATTCATCTGTAAAAACAATACAGACAtgtaccaaacaaacaaatatagaCTTTATATACACCTTACTTATGAATCATATTCGTTTATCGTTTATTTCAGCTTAACTTGTAAACGATTTATTTTCGCCCCGAAATTCGACCTTATTGACTGACAGTGACCTTTCCagtatattttagttaataatgaataatgtaaatactttttttatggaatagtaggcaaacgaacagacggatcacttgatggtaagcgatcagcaccgcccatggacacccgaaacaccaagtGCGTAGCCGGTCTTTGAAAAAgagaatacgctcttttcttgaaggtttgaaggtcggaTCGGTTCGGGAACACCGCCGAtaacagctcattccacagttttgctgtgcgaggcagaaagtttcctTCATTCAAAAGATAGGCAAAGGTGCCTACCGTAACATTTTACACTACTTTTACATCAGTTACTTTGTGATTCGCATGTACTGTATTTTGCGATTTCGTAAATCATATTTTGCCACACACGGGGGCTGTTATTAAggaagaaataattatatttagtatataatagatatttggTCACATACGGGGGTAAtgaagaaattattatatttagtatACAAATAGCATAAGTTACCAATAATATCATGTCCATGGTACGGCTGGTTGGCCAGCGACAGCGAGGCGATGCAGTGGCAACACGCCTGCCGCATGAGTTCCCCGCCCAGCCCGCGGAACTGCTGCCGGGACCGGAGCCCTGACACCAGACCTCGGACTGATAGACATACGTCTTCTGATAGTAGGGAGTCTGCGGTTTTACCTGGAAGATGCGTAGTAGTCattttatacacaagtacatttttttttcagccacAGTCATCCCACTGCTGCGCAAAGGATAGGGATTTAAGATATCATACACAAgtacaataaacaacaaaaatcattatcctaattttatttatcggaCTGTAGATATTGTTGTTTAGTAGAAAAAAATACGAATGGAAAACACACCGTGAATAGattgatgaaataaaatgtggaaaaaatactgataaaaaagaaacttaccATTTGGCAGTTCAGCTTGAGAGAGAGCATAAATAGCTTCACCGATAGCTAAGATGGCTCCGTGCCTAACATTCAGATCAATGGACTCAGTCTTTTTCACCAATTTCGGTAACACAACCGTTGCTACGTAATCCGGTATCTGGAATTAAAAGACAGAGTATACcattttttccaaaattaacTTAGTTATCTCACAACTCAAAAAGATGGGAGCAAAATATAATCTTACAAGGTCTCGCATCTTGGATTTTCCAGACGCTCAAAAAACGGTGAATGGAGTGTCGAAAATGATTGAATAATACACActcaacatcaaaataaaatatacaaaaataaaaataaaataactaaacctACTTAACCTAAGtagcacaaaatatttataaaattatgacataATGCTGTCATATTGTAGTGttccaaaattaaattttttgacGCAGGTTGTAGATGGCCAGTCCGAATagtaataaaacctttttattataaaatctattttaattttatcgtaCAATCAGGGTCAATCGTTAGCCggcaaactaatattatttttagtttgccGTTAAActgatattatgtaaaaaataactaactgCTTTAAATTAAGTGAAATTATTTACCTTATCAGTCAACTTATTGAGTGCTTTGGCGGCAATTTCTCTTATAGCACAGTCCCAATGTTCAACCTTCAGTTCAACGAGATGGTCTATGAGAGGCTGCGTGTATTCTGGGTATGAGGCCACTTGTGGGGCAATGACTAGGTAGGCATTGTTCCTAGGGCCTACGGATTGGAAGTCCGCAGTAGTGAGTACGTTGATACCGTGCGGGAACATGCCGTGACGACCTACGTTCTCTTGGTAAGCGGCTGAAGCGGCGCGGCGACAGTTTATCTGTGAACAATGAACAATGAGGTGGACTTACTGTAGTTAACATCATTTATAGCCAAAATTGCATAGGACGTCCACAAAAGTTTTACATCGTGATCGGTCGAAACAATGAAATTAGGTgcaaagtattgtttttgaagtttttaCTGGCATTTGAATATTGTCTTCAGCATTATTATTTGAGTactaattttatcaatatcaaaCTTATGTGTCGCCTTCCAGTTAAGTGAAGTGACAGtacatattcataaaataaccACTTTAATATCCAATGAAGAATTCAAGATTATGAAATGAAGACTTACCTCTCTATCAAAACAAGCAGTACTAATAAGCGCGAAGGCGAGGGGTTTAGCATAAGGCGCGAGTGCGGCGGCGTCGTATGCCCGTGCGAAGGCCCATGCGGCGTGGCAGGCGGAGTCCCGGGCGGCGCGcccccccgcgccccccgcggcCGCGCGCGCCTCGTCCCGCCGCAGCGCGCTCACCACGCTCGACACGCCCTGCCCCACCTGCCCCGGGGACAGGAGACCGCGACGGGCTGGAAACGTCAAACTAtgtcatcatcaacagtctctCAGAGGCCATAGCTGGACCATGAGCCTCTACAAAAGAGGGACCTGTCATAATATACATTAAGTAAACTGTGTTTTAATATCATACAAAAATCCCTTTTAGATCTATCCCACAAGTTGACACCCAAGCAAAAATCGCCGACAGCCGCAACACAGATTGATTGATCAAGTCATAACAAGtctcaaaaaaatgttttttatgagTAATTTGTACATTTCGTTTTACTACTTTACCTAGTTCAGCCAACGCCATACATCCTCCATGCCAGGCAGTCTCTCGTTCGTTTTCGGCGAACAACGAGAGTACACTGTCACATACATCGGCGGCGGCGAGCGCGGGCAGACGGGCGCCGATACGACCGACTCCTTTAGCTGCCGACCATCGCACCACTGTGTCGTCGTCGCGCAGGGAACATAGTAGCAGTTCTACTACATCTTCCACCTGGAtgaaacgaaatatttttaatttaattttatttggaaaacaaACAGATAtcatataacaataaatatatattaaatatacaatttactGTTTCTGTGCTATTTAAGGGTTCCTGTATGGCTCGAAACTGATCGCGTAACCACAAATAAGTACTGTATACGTCATTAGATTTGTGTAAGGTTGAAATCTTATATCTGAGTGTACTATTTGTTGCAGAACAAAAACAGTGAGAGGAAATATTGCGCGATGATATTTTGCAGTGTGGattgaaagttatttatttacatatcatAACTTAAATATTAGTAATCTCTTATTTTATACCTCCTGAGGAATATCctggtcatcatcatcaggtggAGAAGTGATAGGTTCGGTATCGCCGGCGGCCGCAACTCCACCGCCGAGCGTCACAGCCAACGAGCGGGAACCACGAGTGTAACGCCACGACACTACACGCGGACGGAGGAATGTCAGACCTAGGAACAAAGATATAAGGTTTAATTTAGCGTggttggtttttatttatttttaaggtgaTGTTCtatgaaaaattataattaataacatgTGGTTTCTAGAAACAAAACACATGAGAATGCCTTATTGATTGTCATGAGTTAATTTCCTGGATCAATGACGAATGTTTACTGTTTAAAGTTTTCAGTTGTTGCATGGGGCCTACAAAGCACTTAGTGTATAGCCAATAAGTCCCCCCACCCATATATTAAAAAACTGATAGTCTAACTACCAACATCACAAAGATATaagtagtattttataaatatgttcaCTCACCTATTCTCTGCACAATCTTCACACCATACTTCCTAACGAGCATAGCtttatgttgtttataattCTGGTTGGTGACCCAAGCCAAGAGTTTCGGAGCCAACGGTAGCAGATCATCTCTCTTGCCATGTTTCAGTACAGCTGCAACTGCTGCTAGCACACCATAGTGAATCGTTTCCTCTTCTTGTAAATTGGAATGTAGATCGCAAGCCCAGTCGAAGAATGCACCCATGTATAACTCTTTTACATCAGACCTGTGAAAAGGTAAAAAATGATGTGTAGTTTTGTTcagatttaaaatgtttaagtttagtttcatttttattctacTATAATTTTCCATGCTGCCTTGCCCTGACTAccacgttggtcgagtggtcgcaagcgcgaCAGTCGGGCAAAAAGTCTCGgtctcgggctcgattcccgggccgggtaaaatacaaaatactgggcttttttccgtttttcaaaaatttctcagtagtagcacggggtctagaattttgcccagtatattatggcaataggctcacctccaaATGGTTTACATTGTGCGGTGGCATTACATAtcgttatgtgcacctctgcctaccccttcaggggtAAAatcgactgcgtttctttataatataaaaataaaaaaaccttaaaacaagaaagtcatcaaacattgaagcagtcgggacccattctaaatatgaagacttagtaaGGGCACTTAGAATGGGTCCCAACTACAActgaatttttttaattttgacgaTGCGTATAATTTTCCAAATACAAAAGAAACAGCTAAAGCTAAAGTAATTCCTTCATGACACAACAAAAATATgcagataaaaatattgcatgtcATTGGTTCTAATATTTGTATGAGTTTCAGAACAAAAAAGTGAAccattttgattatttaataaattataataaagtattcaCCTTATAAGAAACTTGGAAGCTAAGTAAGCACTGGCCTCAGCACATGAGTCCTTACTCATAGCATAAGTCTTGCAGATATTGAAAATTCTCTCCATCACGGTCAGTTTCTTTGATCCTTCCGCAGTATCtgtgaaaatagaaaaaaataaaagatggtgaagaagggtaattgggcctctggtaacctcacagACACAACGGAACAAACGCAGCTTGTTTCACAccggttttatgtgaggccgcgTTGTCTCTCTGGTTGTGCCAGCCCATTCATATAGCTCTCCCCAAATgcaatatttaattcaatactaatattaataaactatttatttttgataatattttatttttacaatactttCTAAATATTGCATTAAATCAAAAAGAATTTGTCTACCTGCTTGTCCAGGTGCAAACCCATCAAGCCGACTCATGTGGAAAGGAATGATCACAACAATAGAGAGCCACAACAACAACACAAATCTACTCCTCCATGTCTCCTTGTCTTTGGGATCCTGAGCCTCCAGGAATGTTAATACTGTTAGGAGATCTGACAcctgaaattttaaaataatgtaattgagTTATAAATGCTTCTAAATGGGCAATATGTGGTTGTATTATCATACTATCATTataattgtgaaagtttgtttgtttggatgtttgtctggcaatcatgttgaaactactgaatggattttgatgaaatttggtatacagacagggtatgacctGACTTAGGTGATGGATATTTTTATCCTATGGGAACATGGGTGAagttgctggcagaagctagtcattAAATAACCATGAGCAACTATGTTTGAATAAATGGCTAGGACATAGCAACAATGTGGCCTGGTAATGTTTGCAATGTTGCCATGGTGTTGCAACCAAATATTGCACAACAATATCAAACTTTAAATAGAACTTTTGCAGTTATTACTGAATTACTTGTTACTCAGTATTTCAGTCattagccagaacaaatagccaaacaacaatagaaaataaaaaaaaaaaaacataaaaaaaataattttagtgtaCATATCGCTTGTATATTCATTTGCATGCATAGTAAAAagctgttattttaatattaaaaatagacactccaattttatttattaatctagttTACTTAGTATTGACTAAGGTGTAGTTTTAAGAACTGGATATTTAGCATAACAAATTACCTCATGAGGGAGATGTCTTATAACAATCTTGTATCCTCTTACTCTGATGATTTGATACATATAATTAAACGTAGCATGCTTCAACTCGAAAGGAGAGTCTTTATCCTTAATTAGGCTCAGGAACTTCGATAACATCTTGTCTAGATGGGGATCAAGCAGATGTGGTTGTTCATAGTATTGCTTCAAGATTGCATACAGTTTATCATATTCTACTTCCAAAGCTGGtgtgttatatatatttttaacattatcaaTCATGTTCAATACATCTTCTATCTCTGAAAAGTGCTCTAAGGCACATCCTAAGCCAATGTTGTCGCATTCATCGTCCCGGTTGAGGTCTGTGTCTAGACCAACCATTTTAAACTATCTGCTCACGCTGAAATCAAAAACATTCAATAAGTTTTCATAAATGAAGTTCTTCATCTTATTAGAAAATATGAGCTTCAAGATTACTCAC
Coding sequences within it:
- the LOC118268415 gene encoding tubulin-specific chaperone D; its protein translation is MVGLDTDLNRDDECDNIGLGCALEHFSEIEDVLNMIDNVKNIYNTPALEVEYDKLYAILKQYYEQPHLLDPHLDKMLSKFLSLIKDKDSPFELKHATFNYMYQIIRVRGYKIVIRHLPHEVSDLLTVLTFLEAQDPKDKETWRSRFVLLLWLSIVVIIPFHMSRLDGFAPGQADTAEGSKKLTVMERIFNICKTYAMSKDSCAEASAYLASKFLIRSDVKELYMGAFFDWACDLHSNLQEEETIHYGVLAAVAAVLKHGKRDDLLPLAPKLLAWVTNQNYKQHKAMLVRKYGVKIVQRIGLTFLRPRVVSWRYTRGSRSLAVTLGGGVAAAGDTEPITSPPDDDDQDIPQEVEDVVELLLCSLRDDDTVVRWSAAKGVGRIGARLPALAAADVCDSVLSLFAENERETAWHGGCMALAELARRGLLSPGQVGQGVSSVVSALRRDEARAAAGGAGGRAARDSACHAAWAFARAYDAAALAPYAKPLAFALISTACFDREINCRRAASAAYQENVGRHGMFPHGINVLTTADFQSVGPRNNAYLVIAPQVASYPEYTQPLIDHLVELKVEHWDCAIREIAAKALNKLTDKIPDYVATVVLPKLVKKTESIDLNVRHGAILAIGEAIYALSQAELPNGKTADSLLSEDVCLSVRGLVSGLRSRQQFRGLGGELMRQACCHCIASLSLANQPYHGHDIIDEWLNLIEECLSHEVQAIREKAIYALPLVFDHYLRDDNLKYGELTAKEKRKQLMEKYCEQLSNTGVNGLVLRMGYARAVGSLPKFVLTEHLSLVIQSLINCTKVTEGTQKWAEARRDAVVGLTEVCQTQGIVGGVRDYVAGIIHALLDCLAEYTIDMRGDIGAWVREASMTGLLSISRQCAIEAPELNSPAVVSAVMCGVAQQAVEKIDRTRAHAGRIFTSLIYNDPPITNIPHHDALKRIFPCEEVELKPPAKEIEEDQTMTSENTNVVLWLFPGHTMPRFVQLLNYPDYRYNVIKGLVVSGGELTESLVKHTTQSLYAYLNTLHDNKEMLKSICDTIIKVFADNLHVKRITGPMFNFLDRLLSSGSISPILEDPESTFAMDILKHLQLELRGGKNIYKLLDSINVLCQLIQVGGVVCSRSLGQLVIYLCYADRYVRRCAAARLYEALTLYGDVCSVPQDNIDQIMSVLAETDWEREVSELRPIRNDLCDLMDIKRPVMKQKTGA